The genomic region ttctattgttttttcttttttgcaaccCATATGCACACACCCACAAACTTATACTATCAACCCATTTATCTTTGCAATAAATGAGAACCTTTGGCTATGCTAATAGGCATGACTACACTTAGACCAATTCAGAAAAGATTTAAAGGGAGGAAGAGTCCGCAGCTTTACCTGgatatatttgaaaacttttaaagtttCTATCATTatcatgaaattctttttttaaaaaattttttggtgacagagtcttgctctgttgccctggtcacagtgcagtggtacaatcatagctcactttgtagagacaggggtcttggtatgttgctcaggctggcctcaagagatcctcccaacttggcctcccaaagtgctgagattacaggcatgagccactgtgccctgacatgaaattaattttaaatcaattatgGTTTTTAGCCTGCTTCCTCTGGCTCTGTGTCCAAAGACTCGAAGAATAGCTATCCActcatattttaaatagtttctttCATTCTAATAATAAGATTTCAATAAGGAACTAAATCTTGAAAATCATGTAGGGCACATATACATTGACTATAGAAAGATAAAATACCTTTTAGAGCTAGAAAAAGTTgtagagtaaaataaaatggctattatACCAAATAGGGAGCAAATTCTTAAAGACTCTACACCCAAAAGTGGGTAGTGGctgaaaacagattttaaaagggTTCAATTAGGCAAACAAACGTGTAATATCCAAAATAGGCTTTATAGGAGATACACATTATTTTAAGGATAAATCTATTTTTCAtcccataaaaatatatttatttctctcagagagaaagagaaagatttgagGAGAGAATATTGAATTTGATGGATAATGGATTTGACTCAGCATGCCAATTGCAAATAACGGTAGAAAACTatgttggttttattattatttttttggtgtcAAACTTTACGGATAAAAACGAAAAACTTAAATGACCTCTCCTCTCCAACAGTGCAGAAAATCTTGTCTGAATTTACCTAGAGTCCAGGTCATAGACTTGATTTAGTAAAATAGGATGGTTGGGCAGGACACCCAGCCAGGGGTCAAGTCTAAGGCAACTGTGGTCACGTGACCATAAGTGAACTAGAAGTGTTACATCAGGACTGACCACTCTAGCTAAACCACAGACTTTGTCCAGACAGTCTGCTTACTTAGATATATTCCAAGGGGATCATCAGACTGTTGGGAGTGGCTGGAACACCAAAATGACAACCTTGTTGTTGACTCCCAGAGATGCAAGCTATACACTTTTCCCATTTAGTTAAAGGCTACTGTTGCCCGCCTCCAGCGTGACTTACTTGGTAGGAGGGATGTCTGTAGAGAAAAGGTCTATTTCGGTATCAGCCAGCAAAACAGCCTTCATTCCCCTAGAGCTGAGCACTTGTTTACAGAATTTGCAACACAGGACGGACACGCACCGGTCCTTGAAACTACAACTGTTGGTAGACATGGCGTCCCGGGAAGGATGAAGCGTGGGGTTTTGAAAAAGGAACCAAGAGCGATACCCCTTCTACTTTGATTCCCCCGGGCCAAAAATCAAGTTAGGAGGCTTCAAGCTTTTCTAAGCCCTAAAACCGGGAAGGAaaagagttcttttcttttttccccgtGGAAGggtaaaagtaatatttattgagtagcaACAGGGGAGAGCAGCAAGCTTGGTTTTCCTTTTAACTTTCGGAGAAGGGAGTGGAGTTTGAGGGGAACTTCTCAACAGCTTTCCCTTTTTGCTGTCTAAAAGGATCCCCTACTCTTTAGCTCCCGCCCCTGCAGCAATTCCCTCAGCCTTCTCCCGTTGTCTCTTTCATTGAAAACTTCTCTTAGGACGTCCCTCTCCCGGCATGAAGCCCCTCCTTCGATTCCACGCTCGGATCGCGGACTAAGCGTCCCCACCCACGCTCCCCCTTCCCTGGATTCGGaaactccctcagcttttccACCGGAACGACCCCGGTTGTCCTCAGTCTCCCCCCTCTCTCCCGCGACCTTCCTCCGCTCTGCCGGTCCGCGGGCCCCTCCCGGGGCAGCCCCCGGCCCTCAGC from Lemur catta isolate mLemCat1 chromosome 23, mLemCat1.pri, whole genome shotgun sequence harbors:
- the FAM72A gene encoding protein FAM72A isoform X3, which gives rise to MSTNSCSFKDRCVSVLCCKFCKQVLSSRGMKAVLLADTEIDLFSTDIPPTNAVDFIGRCYFTKICKCKLKDIACLKWCKRPTLGQLARDRREYR